From Microbacterium sp. LWH7-1.2:
GCGCACCGAGGATCATGATCGGCGCAGTCGCGGTGCCCACGAAGTCCGTGGTGGCATCGTCGTCGGCATCTTCGATCTCGGTCTCCTCGTCCATGGTGTCCTCGTCGGCGGCACCGCGAGAGCGCACCTCGATATCGGCTTCGTCGTCGGTGACGGTGTCGGCCTGACCGAGCTGCCAGGAGCGGTAGATGAGGGCGAGAAGGAACGCCGAGACGGCGAAGGTGATGACGATGGCGGTGAGCGTGAGCGCCTGCGGGAGCGGATCCGACATCTCGTCGACGGATGCCGCGCCGAAGAACGGTGCGACGCCCGGGCGACTCATCACGATCAGGAGGAGCAGGTTTGTCGCGTTGCCCAGGAGCAGGAACCCGATGAGCACACGGGTGAGGCTGCGCTCGAGCATGGCGTAGACGCCGCACGCGAAGAGCACGGCCATCACGATGATGAGCACGAGCGACACGTTCACGGGACCATCACCCCCTGCTGCTCGCGTGCTTCCTGCGCCTGGCGGTCGACCTCGGCGCCGAGGCTGCGCAGCACGTCCAGCACGAGGCCGATGACGACCAGGTACACGCCGATGTCGAACAGCGTCGACGTGACGAACTCGACGTGTCCGAGCAGTGGCACGTCCCACTCCCAGAAGTAGCTCGTGAGCGGCTGGTCACCCAAGAACACCGGCACGATCGCGCACGCGACCGCGATCGTCATGCCCGTGCCCAGGAGTCGCCCGGCGTCGGTGGGCGCGGCGGCGCCGAGCTCGTAGCGGCCGCCCGCGACATATCGCATGACGAGCGCCATGCCCGCGACGAGACCGCCGGCGAACCCTCCTCCTGGCAGGTTGTGGCCGGCGAAGAGCAGATACAGCGAGACGATGATGATCGTGTGGAAGAGGATCCGCACGATCACCTCGAGCATGATCGAGCGGTTCTCGGGCCGCACGCGCTGGCCGCCGACGAGCCACGCCATGCGGCCGCTGCCGCGTGCATCGCCGCGCTGCTTGAGACCGTCGGAGGTCTCGACGAGCGGGCGGCGCGCGCGCGTCGCACCTGCGGGCAGCGGCGCGATGCCCCGCGACAGCGTGTCGGCGCGGTGCGTCACGAAGACGAGGGAGGCCACACCCGTGGCTGCGAGGATCAGCACCGACAGCTCGCCCATGGTGTCCCAGCCGCGCAGGTCGACCAGCGCGACGTTGACGACGTTCTTGCCATGGCCCAGCTCGTACGCGAGGACGGGGAAGGAGTCGGAGATCGGCTTCTCGACCCGGGCGCTGGTTGCGACGATCGCGACGAGGGCCATCGTGATGCCGACCGCCGCGCCCAGCACAGCCCGGGCCACGGGCCATACCGAGGCGTTGTGCTCGCCGAGGCGCGACGGGATGCGGCGCAGGACGAGGGCGAACGCGACGAGCGTGACCGTCTCGACGAGGATCTGGGTGAGCGCGAGATCGGGTGCGCCGCTGGTCGCGAAGAGCAGCACCATGCCGAGGCCCGTGACCGACACCAGCACGACGCCGGTGTACCGCTTGCGCGCACGGATCGCGATGAGTCCCGCGGCGATCATGACCGGCGCGACGAGCAGCTGCGTGGGCGTCTGGTACGCGTCGAGCTTCGCCTGCCAGTCGTCGCTCGCGAGCAGCGCGGTCGACTCCGCCGCGACGAACACGACGAAGATCGTGCCGACGTACAGCGGCAGCGAACCGCGCTGCGTGAGGCTCGTGGTGATCACCGACAGGCGCGCTACCGCGCGCAACGTGCCGTTGTACGCCTCCGCCGCCGTGAAGGGCAGCAGGCGATTCGCGGGACGCCAGCTGCGCGTCAGCCAGAACACGAGCACGCCGATCGCGATCGTGGCGAGCGAGATCCACAGCGCCGGCTCGAGGCCGTGCCACAGCGCGAGGTGCGCAGGGTGCTCGGGCGCAGCGACACCCGGCGTCGACGGCGGCGCCTGGTCGGCATAGGGCGCGAAGGCTTTGTCGAGCCACGGTGCGAAGGCGCCCGCGACGACGGTGAGGCCCGAGAGCACGATCGGCGCGACGAGGAACCCGATCGGCGGGTCGGGCCATTCCGTATCGGGCATACGGTCGCTGTTCGCCGCGCGCTTGGTCGAGAAGGCGCCCCAGAGGAAGCGGATGCCGTACCCCGCGGTCAGCACCGAGCCCAGCGCGACGCCGACCAGCGCGACGATCCCCCACACGGCGCCGCCCAGGGCCTCGTGCAGCAGTGAGGCGAGCGCGCCCTCCTTCGCGACGAAGCCGATCGTGGGGATGATGCCGATCATCGACGCGACGGCGATGATCGAGAACGTCGCCATGACCGGTGCCTGCCTGCCGACACCCGAGAGCTCGGTCAGATCGCGGGTCGACAGCTGGCGGTCGATGACGCCGACCACGAGGAAGAGCGCCGACTTGAAGAGGGCGTGACTCAGCAGCAGCGCGAGAGCTGCGAGCGCAGCATCCCGTGTCCCGTAGCCGAGCACGACGGTCAGAAGGCCCAGCTGGCTCACGGTGCCGAAGGCGAGCACTCGCTTGAGGTCGGTCTCGCGCAGCGCCTGCAAACCGCCGAGCAGCATCGTGAAGACCCCCAGCGCGACGACGATCGGCCGCCACGTCGGAGCGATGGCGAAGACCGGGGCGAAGCGGGCGATGAGATAGATGCCGGCTTTCACCATGGCCGCCGCGTGCAGGTAGGCGCTCACCGGAGTGGGCGCCGCCATGGCACCGGGTAGCCAGAAGTGGAACGGGAAGATCGCCGACTTGCTGAGCGCTCCGACGAGGATCATCACGAGCGCGGCGTCGACGATCGGGCCGGACGGTGCTGCGGCGAGGATCGTCGAGATGCTGGAGGTGCCGGCGTCGACCACGAGCAGCACGACGCCGATGAGCATGACGAGTCCGCCGAGTGTCGTAACGAGGAGGGCCTGGAGGGCGGCACGACGGCTCGCCGCGCGCTTGTTGTAGTACCCGATGAGGAGGTACGACAGCACGCTGGTGACTTCCCAGAACATCACGAGGACGACGAGGTCGTCGGTGAGGACGAGCCCGTACATCGCGCCCGCGAACGCGAGGAGCACGGCGGCGAACTGACCGAGATTGTCACTCTTGCCGCGGAAGTACCAGCGGCAGTAGATCATGACGAGCGCGCCGACACCCGTGACGACCAGCGTCATGAGCCACGACAGCGTGTCCATCCGCATCGAGAGGTCGATGCCGAGAGGCGGGATCCATGCGTATGTCTCGAACGGAATATCACTCGCCAGCACCTGCGGCGTGAGCACGGAGGCGAAGACGAATCCCACGATCGGGAGGACCGCTGCGACGTAGAACGCGCGAGCGCCGATGCGCGCCACCAGCCACGGCAGAAGGATCGGAACGACCGCGAACGCGCCGAGAACGAGGAGCATTCGGGCCTCCTCGGGGTCGTCGGCAACGCACATCAGAGGAGGACGGCGCAAAGCCCAGGCGATCGGGGTGTCGAATCCCATCCTAACGGGCGCGTCGCGCCCGATCGCCTGAACGGCATACATCCTCGCCCGGTGCGGGGCGTTGCGGGCGGTTCAGCCGCGCGGGGGTGGCGGCCCCGTGGTGTTGCCCTCGCGGAAGGTGCAGGTGAACCGGATCGACGCCGCGGGGGTCCCCTCGAGCATCGCTGCGACGGCGGCGCCGGCCGCGCGCCCCTTGTCGGTGGCGGGCTGCACGAGGGTGGTGAGCTCGTACGGGGCGAGGCCGTCGACGACGATGCCGTCGAAGCCGGTGATGCTGACGTCCTCCGGCACGCGCAGGCCGGCCTCTTCGGCCGCCCGGATGACCCCGGCCGCGAGCAGGTCGCTCTGCGCGATGACCGCGGTCGGTCGCCGGTCGGGGTCGGCGAAGATCTCTCGGCCGGCCGCGAACCCCTCGTCGATGAAGCTGCCGGCGGCGGCGAAGGCGGCGGCGTCCGGGAAGACGTCGAGGGCGCCGGCGAGCCGCTCGCGGGTGACGTCCACCGTGACCCCCGTGTCGTCGTGCAACCAGCCGCGCTGCCAGTCGACCCGTGCGGGCAGCGTCACGACGGCCACCTCGCGGTGTCCCAGCGCACGCAGATGACTCGCGGCCTGGCGCTGGGCCTCGCGGTTGTCGAGCCCGATTCGCGGCACATCGTCGCCGGCATCCCCTTCGATGACGACGACGGGGATGCGGCGTGCCTTGACGGTCTGAAGCGACTCGCGCAGCAGACCGCTGCAGCCGATGAGCACAGCGGCGTCCAGCGGTGCGGTGGTGAGCGAGGGGCCGCTCCCGGTCGGCTCGTGGTCTCGGAGGAGCAGCAGTCCGGCGCCGAGCGGAGTGACCGCGTCGGCGAGGCCGTCCATCATGAGGGTCTTGACCGGGTCGAGGAACGCGGTGCCCAGGTGCTCCTCGAACACCACGCCGACGATCCCCGAGCGGCCGCGACGCAGCGAGGCCGCGCGCGGGTCGGGGCCGGTGTAGCCGAGCGCGGCGGCGGCGTCCAGCACGCGGCGGCGGGTCGCGTCCGACACCGGTGTCTTGCCGCTGAACACCACGGAGGCGGTCGACGGCGAGACGCCTGCCTCACGGGCGACGTCCGAGATCGTGGCGCGGCGGATGCCGGTGTCCTGGCGGCTCATGCTGTCACGATCGTAGCCCGTCGCGGAGAGGTGATGTCGAATCGATTCGGGCATCGCCGAATCGATTCGCTAGCATGTGCGGATGGACACCGCGCTCACTCGTCGGCAGCTGGTCGCCTGGCGCACCGCCATCTTCACGATCTTCCTCATCATGGGAGTGGGCTTCGCGTCGTGGGCGTCCCGCCTGCCCGCGGTGAAGGTGGACCTGGGCATCAACGACCTCCAGGTGGGCGTCCTGCTGTTCGTGGCGGGCGCCGCCTCGATCGTGGGCCTGTCGCTGGCCAATGTGATCGTCGCGCGCTGGGGCGCGCGACGGGGCATGTTCGTGACGATCATCACGTTCGCGCTCGGCGTCGTGCTCGCGGGTGTCGGCGTGGAGTTCACGCAGTCGTACGTCGTCGCCGCCCTCGGGCTCGGGCTCATGGGCCTCGGCATGAGCGCCACCGACGTCATGATGAATGTCGAGGCGGCCGCGGTGGAGCAGGCGTTCGAGCGCACGCTCATGCCGCTGTTCCACGCGTTCTTCAGCCTCGGCACGGTCGCAGGCGCCGGACTCGGTGTCGCGATGGCGGCCCTGGGCATCGGGGTCGGCTGGCACCTCGGCGCGGCAGGCCTGCTCGTCGCCGCTGCCGGACTGCTGTCGCTGCGCGCCGTCCCCGTGCGCGAGAGCATGCACGACGATCCTGCGACGAGCAGCACGCGCCGCGAGCGCTTCGCCGAGGTCCTGGCGGTCTGGCGCGATCCGCGCACCTACGCCATCGGCGCCATCATGCTGGGCATGGCCTTCGCCGAGGGCAGCGCCAACGACTGGCTCACGATCGCGATGGTGGACGGCCATGACCAGACCGAGGCCGTCGGCGCCATCGCGCTGACCGTGTTCTCGGTCGCGATGACGACATTCCGCATCCTCGGCGGTCCGCTCGTGGACCGGATCGGACGCGTGTGGTCGCTGCGCATCCTGTCGATCGCGGCCGGCGTCGGCCTCGTCATGTTCATCCTCGCGCCGAACCTGCCGATCGCGTTCATCGGCATCGCGCTGTGGGGCGCGGGGGCCTCGCTCGGCTTCCCTCTCGGCATGTCGGCGGCGGCGGACGACCCGAGGAAGGCGGCGGCGTCCGTCTCGGCCGCCGCGACCATCGGGTACCTCGCGTTCCTGTGCGGTCCGCCCATCCTCGGCTGGATCAGCCACGAGATCGGCATCCTGCCCACGCTCTGGATCATCGTCGGTCTCATCGCGATGTCGGGGCTCGCCTCGGGCGCCGCGAAGCCGATCGCCGGATCGAAGGTCGGCGCGGGGCACGCCCACCACTGAGCCGGCGCGGACCCGGTCGGATCCCACCGACCAGGTCAGAGCCGGTCGGTCACCGTCGCCGCCACGGTGAGCCACGCGTCGCGGGTCTCGGGCGACAGCGCGTCGAAGTCGATGGGGCCGCCGTCGACGAGCGAAGGATCGAACGGTGCGTTCACGACCGCGGAAGTCACCTGCTCGAAGTGCTGCGAGAGGCGCGCCTCGAGCTTGCGATCCGGCCGCGAGGACGGCGCCGTGAGCACGGTCACCGCCTCGTCGATCTTCCTGCCGAAGCCCTTCTCGCGCAGGCCGTCCAGCAGCCAGGCGGCGCTGGCCGCCGTGTCTTCGCGAACGGTCGACACGATCACGAGCTGGTCGGCGGCGGCGACGGCTGCGACCCAGTTGGACGCGCGCATGTTGTTGCCGGTGTCGACGATCATCAGGCGGTAGTACCGGCGCAGCAGGGCGTGGAGCCGATCGAACGCGGCCGCGTCGATCGTCGAGGAGGCCGCGGCATCCTCGTCGGAGGCGAGCACGTCGAATCGCGCGTCGACCTGCGTGCGCACGTAGTGATCGAGCGCCGCGAGGCTCGACCCGCGGAAGTTCGAGGCCTCGTCGAGGTCTTCGAGCAGGTCGACGGCGGTGCGGTGGTGCGGAGCGTGCTGCGCGCGCCAGCCGAGCGTGCCGCGGGTCTCGTTGTTGTCCCACGCCAGGGTCGCCCCGCCGCGCAGCGTCCCGTAGGTCGCGGCCAGCAGCAGGGTGCTCGTCGTCTTGTGGGCGCCGCCCTTCGGATTGAGCACGACGATGGTGCGCGGCGCATCGAGGCGGCGCTGGACCCGCTTCTCTCGGTCCAGTCGCGAGCGCTCGACACGGCCGGGCGCGGGAGAGATGAGGCCACCGGTCGCGCGGCGCACGGCACCCTGCCAGCCCGTCGTCGCCCGCGGGCGGGTGGTGGCGCCGCCGCCACGCGAATCGAGCAGGTCCTGCACGGTCGGCCGCGCCGGTTCCTCCGACACCGGCGCGAGCGTCGGCACCGCCGGTACCGGCGTCGGCGCGGTGACCGGGGTGGCCGACACAGGGGCGGGAGCGGGAGCGGGCGCAGGCGCGGGAACCGGAGCCACCGCGGGAACCGGGGCAGCAGCGGGAACCGGGGCAGCAGCGGGAACCGGAGCCACCGCGGGAACCGCCGACGTGTCCACGGCCGCCTCCTCCAGGGCCTCGTCGAAGGTGCCGTCCGGGTGCACCACGAGAGGCCAGCGGGACGAGCCCTCGACGAGCGTCGCGTGGGCCGGTTCGCCGGCGGATGCTGCGAGCTGGCGGATCTCCTCGACCACGCGGTCGCGCAGGGCGAGGGTGTCGGGAGCGACGACCTCTGCCACGTCGTTGCCGACGTGGACCTCGGCGACAGTGCTGGACAGGATGTGGACGGTCGCGTCGGGCTGACGTGAGTTCATCGGTTCTTCTCCGGACGAAGGGACGGCGTGGGGACCGTAGTCTGAGGGTCGCACGGAAAGCACAGCAGTGCGCGCGACGAGGGCAAAGGCTATCCGACCAGTCTGCGGGCTTGCTGATGCGGGAGGCTAGGCTCTTCGAGTGCGTCTCGTCATCGCCCGCTGCTCGGTCGACTACACCGGGCGGCTCAACGCCCACCTGCCCCTCGCCACGCGCCTGCTGGTGCACAAGGGCGACGGGTCGCTCCTGGTGCATTCCGACGGCGGATCGTACAAGCCGCTCAACTGGATGAGCCCGCCGTGCCGCCTCGACGTCGAGGCGCCCGATGAAGAGTCGGCGTCCGCCGGAGTGCTCGAGCACTGGCGGGTGACCCACGCCAAGACCGGCGACGCGCTGCTCGTGCGCATCTACGAGGTCATCCACGACTCGTCGCACGAACTCGGCATCGACCCGGGCCTGCAGAAGGACGGCGTCGAGGCCGACCTGCAGCGCCTGCTCGCCGAGCAGGTCGACGTGATCGGAGACAACCTCACGCTCGTGCGACGCGAGTTCCCGACGGCGATCGGCCCGGTCGACCTGCTGCTGCGCGATCCCGAGGGCGGCACCATCGCCGTCGAGGTGAAGCGCCGCGGCGACATCGACGGCGTCGAGCAGCTCACGCGCTACCTCGAGCTGCTCGGCCGCGACCCGCACCTGGCTCCGGTGACCGGCGTCTTCGCCGCCCAGGAGATCAGACCCCAGGCCAAGGTGCTCGCCGCGGACCGCGGCATCCGTTGCGTCACTCTCGACTACGAGGGCATGAAGGGGATCGAGTCCGGCGCACCGCGCCTGTTCTAGCCGGGGAGGGTGCAGCACCCTCGCGCGGAAGGGGTCGGGGTCTGCTCCGCATAGGCTGGTCCCATGCCGAGCCGATCGCCGTGGACCTGTGTGCTGTGGGACGTCGACGGAACGATCGTCGACGCGTCCGACGGCATCCTCCGCCGCCTCACGATCGCCCTCGAGCACTTCGGCAAGCGCCCGCCGACCCGCGCCGAGCTCGTGCATTGGATCGGACCGCCGATGTACCAGTCGTTCCAGGTGAACGTCGGCATGACCCCCGAACAGGCGGCAGAGGCGGTCACCTTCTACCGAGGCCTCAACAAGACCGACGGGTACACGACGGGCGCCAAGCTCTTCCCTGGCATGGGTGAGCTGATCACGGATGTCGCGGCCTGCGGCATCCCGCAGGCCACCGCCAGCTCGAAGCCCGAGGTGCAGGTGGTCGCGCTCATGGACTACTTCGACCTGTCGACCTCGCTCACCGCGATCGTCGGCGCGACCCCCGACGAGAAGACGCTGAGCGCCAAGGCCGACATCGTCGCCGAAGCGCTGCGCCGCCTCGCCGCCGCGGGCGTCGACACGAGTCGGCCGGTGCTCATCGGCGACAGGCACCACGACGTCGAAGGCGGCGCCGCCCAGGGCGTACCCGTGATCTTCGTGCGGTGGGGCTTCAGCTGGCCGCACGAGTCCGAGGGCGCGCAGGCCGTGGTCGACGATGTCGACCAGCTGCGCGCGCTGCTGCTGTTCGGCGAGTACGCCGACGAGGGCGCGGCCACCGCCGCCGGCGTCGCCGATGCCTGAGCTCGCCGCCACGATCCTGGGGTGGCTGGTGCCGGCCCTGGTCGTGTTCGGCGTGACGGCGATCGCCGTCGCCGTCATCGCATGGTCCGTCCGCCGTGCCCGGCGGTCACCGCGTGCGCGCGCATCCGCCGAGCAGGCGCGCGCGAAGGCGGGTGCGACGCTCGTGCGGCTCGACGACGAGGTCGGCGAGCTCGACCTCGAGGTCGGCCTCTCGGGCGCCCTCTACGGCGGCGATGCGCCGTCGTCCCTCCGGCGGGCACGCCTCACCGCGCAGCACGTGCGTGACGACGCCTTCGAGGAGTACCGGGCGATCAGCGATCCCGCGGTCGCCCCCCATGAGGTCCACCGCGTCTCGGCGCGCATCGAGCGCCACGCGGGCGAGGCTCTCGCGGCCGTGGCCGCCGCCCGCCAGGAGCACGGGGCGTGGGTCAGGGCGAACGTGTCGGCGGCGGGGCAGATCGAGGCCGCCCGCCGCCGCCTCGCCGATCTGAACGCGTCGATGGGCGATCCGGCCGCGCTCGTCGCCGACCTCTCGTCCCGCTTCGCCGAGGAGGAGTGGCGGGATGCCTCGCGCTCGGCGCATGCCGCCCTCTCCGAGGTGTCCGCCGCCCGCCGCCACCTCGACGCCGCGTCGTCCCGTGCCGCCGACCCGTCGCTGAGCGCCCTCTCCGAGCTCGCCGCGGCCGAGCGGGCGCTCCGCCAGGCGGAGGCCGACGCCCGCAACCTCGAGGAGTCCCACCGGCTCGTGCTGCAGGCCGCGCAGGCCGTGCCGGACGAGATCGCGTCGGCGCGCAACGCCCTGCGCCACGCCGCCGTCACGCGGGAGCACCTCGACGCGGCCGACGCCGCACGGCTCGGCGCGGAGCTGCACGCCATCGACGGCGAGCTGAACCGCATCGAGACGGATGCTGCCCGCCGCCCCACCCGCACGGTTAACGCCATCGCGCGCCTGCGCAGCCGGCTCGACCTCGCCCTGGGCGACGCACGCACGTCGCAGCAGCGCCTGCGCGGCGCGCGCACCGCCCTCCCCGGCACTCTCGCCGCCGCGCGCGGCGCACTCGCGCAGGCCGAGGCATCCGTGTCCCGTTCCCGTGCCGGAGCCGACGCACGGTCGAGGCTGCTCTCGGCCCAGCGCGAGCTCGCTCAGGCCCGCCAGGCGCAGGACCCGGTGGCCGCGCTCGACGCCGCCCGCCGCGCGATGCGCGACGCCGAGGATGCCAAGGCCCTGGCGGATTTCGCCCGTCAGGCTGGCCCGCCCGGATAACGGGGACAGCAGCAGAGCCCACCGCTATCGTGAACCCCATGAGCGACGGGGCGACTCAGAGACCGAACCGCGTGCTCGCCGGGGCGGGGCGGATTCCGGCGACACTCACGATGATCGCGCTGATCCTCGTGGCGGGCGTCGCGTGGCAGGGGCTGTGGCGGCCGTTCGAGGACTCGGACTTCTTCGACGCGGTCGCGTACGGGCTTCCGGCCTTCGAGGAGGGGCGATGGTGGACGCCGGTCACCGGAACATTCTTCGTCAACGCGCCCTGGGTCTACGCGTTCACGATCGCGGGCTTCGTCGGCATGGCGTACCTCGAGTTCCGGCGCGGATGGCGCGTCGCGCTGGCCTACTACTGGGTCGGGCAGCTGTTCGCGATCTTCGCGACCGCGCTCGTGCTGTGGGGGTGCTCCGCGATCGCGTCGTGGGACTGGGCGCAGACCCAGGCCGCGGCACTGGACGTCGGCCCGTCGGGCGGCACGATGGCCTGCATCGCCGCGGCCGTCGGCCTGCTGCGCAGCCCCTGGCGCGTGCGCGCGTGGCTCGTGCTGCTCGGCTTCGTGTTCGTGGCGATGCTCTTCTGGGGCACGCTCGCCGACCTCGAGCACCTGCTCGCGGTGCTCCTCGTGCTCTTCGTCGACCGGTCGCTGCGCGTCCAACGCACGACGATGCGCGAGCAGCGCCTCATCGCCTTCATCTCGGTGCTGGTGCTCGGCGCGGTCGAGGTCATCACGATCCTCGTGCCGACGAGCGGCCCGTTCGGACCGACCCAGCCCGCTTCGGGCGGGTTCTGGGACTTCCTGATCGACGTCGTCATCATCGTCATCATCGCCAACGGGCTGCGCCGCGGACGCCGGTGGGCGTGGGTGCTCGCGGTGATCCTCGCTGTCTTCAACATCCTGACCGCGCTCCTCGTCGGGGTGGCCATCATCCTCGCCTCGGAGGCCCAGGTCGAGGCGACGATCGACGGCGAGACCGAGCTGTCGCTGGCCAGTGGCGCGATGTGGCTGCTCGTGCTCGTCTACCTGATCTGGGTGCGCCGTGCCTTCCGCGCTCGGCGGCGGTCGCGCATCGGCCTGCAGCCCCATCCGGGCGTCGAGGATGTGAAACGGATGCTGCGCGCCCACGGCGGCGGGACCCTCTCGTGGATGACGACCTGGGAGGGGAACACCTACGCCCGCACGACCGACAGCATCGTCGCCTACCAGCGGCGCGCGGGTGTGGCGCTGGCGCTCGCTGACCCGATCGGTCCGGAGGCATCGCGCGCAGCATCCGTGCAGGAGTTCATCCACGATGCCGAGCGGGCGGGACTGGT
This genomic window contains:
- a CDS encoding Na(+)/H(+) antiporter subunit C — encoded protein: MNVSLVLIIVMAVLFACGVYAMLERSLTRVLIGFLLLGNATNLLLLIVMSRPGVAPFFGAASVDEMSDPLPQALTLTAIVITFAVSAFLLALIYRSWQLGQADTVTDDEADIEVRSRGAADEDTMDEETEIEDADDDATTDFVGTATAPIMILGARDFAGLRDDAPVDRPDQGPRDRGGDE
- a CDS encoding Na+/H+ antiporter subunit A; amino-acid sequence: MLLVLGAFAVVPILLPWLVARIGARAFYVAAVLPIVGFVFASVLTPQVLASDIPFETYAWIPPLGIDLSMRMDTLSWLMTLVVTGVGALVMIYCRWYFRGKSDNLGQFAAVLLAFAGAMYGLVLTDDLVVLVMFWEVTSVLSYLLIGYYNKRAASRRAALQALLVTTLGGLVMLIGVVLLVVDAGTSSISTILAAAPSGPIVDAALVMILVGALSKSAIFPFHFWLPGAMAAPTPVSAYLHAAAMVKAGIYLIARFAPVFAIAPTWRPIVVALGVFTMLLGGLQALRETDLKRVLAFGTVSQLGLLTVVLGYGTRDAALAALALLLSHALFKSALFLVVGVIDRQLSTRDLTELSGVGRQAPVMATFSIIAVASMIGIIPTIGFVAKEGALASLLHEALGGAVWGIVALVGVALGSVLTAGYGIRFLWGAFSTKRAANSDRMPDTEWPDPPIGFLVAPIVLSGLTVVAGAFAPWLDKAFAPYADQAPPSTPGVAAPEHPAHLALWHGLEPALWISLATIAIGVLVFWLTRSWRPANRLLPFTAAEAYNGTLRAVARLSVITTSLTQRGSLPLYVGTIFVVFVAAESTALLASDDWQAKLDAYQTPTQLLVAPVMIAAGLIAIRARKRYTGVVLVSVTGLGMVLLFATSGAPDLALTQILVETVTLVAFALVLRRIPSRLGEHNASVWPVARAVLGAAVGITMALVAIVATSARVEKPISDSFPVLAYELGHGKNVVNVALVDLRGWDTMGELSVLILAATGVASLVFVTHRADTLSRGIAPLPAGATRARRPLVETSDGLKQRGDARGSGRMAWLVGGQRVRPENRSIMLEVIVRILFHTIIIVSLYLLFAGHNLPGGGFAGGLVAGMALVMRYVAGGRYELGAAAPTDAGRLLGTGMTIAVACAIVPVFLGDQPLTSYFWEWDVPLLGHVEFVTSTLFDIGVYLVVIGLVLDVLRSLGAEVDRQAQEAREQQGVMVP
- a CDS encoding LacI family DNA-binding transcriptional regulator — its product is MSRQDTGIRRATISDVAREAGVSPSTASVVFSGKTPVSDATRRRVLDAAAALGYTGPDPRAASLRRGRSGIVGVVFEEHLGTAFLDPVKTLMMDGLADAVTPLGAGLLLLRDHEPTGSGPSLTTAPLDAAVLIGCSGLLRESLQTVKARRIPVVVIEGDAGDDVPRIGLDNREAQRQAASHLRALGHREVAVVTLPARVDWQRGWLHDDTGVTVDVTRERLAGALDVFPDAAAFAAAGSFIDEGFAAGREIFADPDRRPTAVIAQSDLLAAGVIRAAEEAGLRVPEDVSITGFDGIVVDGLAPYELTTLVQPATDKGRAAGAAVAAMLEGTPAASIRFTCTFREGNTTGPPPPRG
- a CDS encoding MFS transporter, translating into MDTALTRRQLVAWRTAIFTIFLIMGVGFASWASRLPAVKVDLGINDLQVGVLLFVAGAASIVGLSLANVIVARWGARRGMFVTIITFALGVVLAGVGVEFTQSYVVAALGLGLMGLGMSATDVMMNVEAAAVEQAFERTLMPLFHAFFSLGTVAGAGLGVAMAALGIGVGWHLGAAGLLVAAAGLLSLRAVPVRESMHDDPATSSTRRERFAEVLAVWRDPRTYAIGAIMLGMAFAEGSANDWLTIAMVDGHDQTEAVGAIALTVFSVAMTTFRILGGPLVDRIGRVWSLRILSIAAGVGLVMFILAPNLPIAFIGIALWGAGASLGFPLGMSAAADDPRKAAASVSAAATIGYLAFLCGPPILGWISHEIGILPTLWIIVGLIAMSGLASGAAKPIAGSKVGAGHAHH
- a CDS encoding ParA family protein translates to MNSRQPDATVHILSSTVAEVHVGNDVAEVVAPDTLALRDRVVEEIRQLAASAGEPAHATLVEGSSRWPLVVHPDGTFDEALEEAAVDTSAVPAVAPVPAAAPVPAAAPVPAVAPVPAPAPAPAPAPVSATPVTAPTPVPAVPTLAPVSEEPARPTVQDLLDSRGGGATTRPRATTGWQGAVRRATGGLISPAPGRVERSRLDREKRVQRRLDAPRTIVVLNPKGGAHKTTSTLLLAATYGTLRGGATLAWDNNETRGTLGWRAQHAPHHRTAVDLLEDLDEASNFRGSSLAALDHYVRTQVDARFDVLASDEDAAASSTIDAAAFDRLHALLRRYYRLMIVDTGNNMRASNWVAAVAAADQLVIVSTVREDTAASAAWLLDGLREKGFGRKIDEAVTVLTAPSSRPDRKLEARLSQHFEQVTSAVVNAPFDPSLVDGGPIDFDALSPETRDAWLTVAATVTDRL
- the nucS gene encoding endonuclease NucS, coding for MRLVIARCSVDYTGRLNAHLPLATRLLVHKGDGSLLVHSDGGSYKPLNWMSPPCRLDVEAPDEESASAGVLEHWRVTHAKTGDALLVRIYEVIHDSSHELGIDPGLQKDGVEADLQRLLAEQVDVIGDNLTLVRREFPTAIGPVDLLLRDPEGGTIAVEVKRRGDIDGVEQLTRYLELLGRDPHLAPVTGVFAAQEIRPQAKVLAADRGIRCVTLDYEGMKGIESGAPRLF
- a CDS encoding HAD hydrolase-like protein, with amino-acid sequence MPSRSPWTCVLWDVDGTIVDASDGILRRLTIALEHFGKRPPTRAELVHWIGPPMYQSFQVNVGMTPEQAAEAVTFYRGLNKTDGYTTGAKLFPGMGELITDVAACGIPQATASSKPEVQVVALMDYFDLSTSLTAIVGATPDEKTLSAKADIVAEALRRLAAAGVDTSRPVLIGDRHHDVEGGAAQGVPVIFVRWGFSWPHESEGAQAVVDDVDQLRALLLFGEYADEGAATAAGVADA
- a CDS encoding DUF2156 domain-containing protein; this translates as MSDGATQRPNRVLAGAGRIPATLTMIALILVAGVAWQGLWRPFEDSDFFDAVAYGLPAFEEGRWWTPVTGTFFVNAPWVYAFTIAGFVGMAYLEFRRGWRVALAYYWVGQLFAIFATALVLWGCSAIASWDWAQTQAAALDVGPSGGTMACIAAAVGLLRSPWRVRAWLVLLGFVFVAMLFWGTLADLEHLLAVLLVLFVDRSLRVQRTTMREQRLIAFISVLVLGAVEVITILVPTSGPFGPTQPASGGFWDFLIDVVIIVIIANGLRRGRRWAWVLAVILAVFNILTALLVGVAIILASEAQVEATIDGETELSLASGAMWLLVLVYLIWVRRAFRARRRSRIGLQPHPGVEDVKRMLRAHGGGTLSWMTTWEGNTYARTTDSIVAYQRRAGVALALADPIGPEASRAASVQEFIHDAERAGLVPCFFSADEATRAAVPASWRSLVVADDTIVDLPGLEFTGKRWNSVRSSLNRAGREDMTFRMTRLKDESWGVQQQLRAISEMWVGDKGLPEMGFTLGTLVEAEDPEVRLALALAPNGDVDGFLSWLPVYGDPRGGGVGRGSEEGVVRGWTLDLMRRREGGFGPVMEFLIGSSARLFSDEGAEIMSLSGAPLAHDYPPDAGMIAALSDKLADALEPVYGFRSLHRFKEKFHPRYETMYLLYRDESDLTRIGGALTRAFLPDATLRQFAGAGLELVRGDRE